ATTCGAACATAATCGACAAAATAACAAAAGTCAATGGACGTCCGTCCATTGACTACGAGTTCAAAACAAATCCGTTGTTCTCATTGAAGTGCTGATAGATCTGGTTCATCGGTTTGAGGAGCAAAATCGGCTCTTCATCGTTCTGACCTTGAAACAGCATCTCGGGCTCGAAATACAGTAATCGATATTTCCGGGCACGTAACAGAAGACCCACCACTTTGTCCGAGATCCGTgtgtagatccggaagagaTCCCCGAAGAGGATCCCGGTGGTGCCATCCTCTTGCTCCTCGCCGTTCATGTAAATGATCTCGCAAAGTTCCAGCATCTCCTTGTGGACATGAATCTGAGCTCGTTGACCTCTGGCTTCGGTGAAGGTGCCTTGCTGAGGTCTGCCATAATTAGGGTCGTCCTTGGAGATGGCCTTATCTACGGGTTGAGTGCACGTCGAGTTGGTCATGGCGGTCTCCAGGAGAAGTTTCCGTTCCTTGATATCTGATCCTCCCGAACGACGGATCATTGGCGACCAAGGCACTTTGGAATGATGGGACTGTCGCTTGGCCAGCGAAGCTGTTCTTTCCTCACGAGCCCCTTTGCAGTAATATAAATCACTCATGTTCTGTCAACTGAACTTGGAACGACGAAGTTGCTGGAGCCCAAGATCGTTCCCTTGTACTACTGGCGGAAGAAAGATCTTCTTGAGGAAAGTCAAATCAGACAAGGAATGAAAGGAGCAATAATAACATCCTCGATCCTCGTCCTAGTCTTCCAAGACATCTCTTCCAAGTACGTAGGTCTGACCTTTAGAAAAAGGAGGacaagaggaagaagatctTGTCGAGTGTGTCCGCC
This Tigriopus californicus strain San Diego chromosome 7, Tcal_SD_v2.1, whole genome shotgun sequence DNA region includes the following protein-coding sequences:
- the LOC131883263 gene encoding actin-binding Rho-activating protein-like, producing MSDLYYCKGAREERTASLAKRQSHHSKVPWSPMIRRSGGSDIKERKLLLETAMTNSTCTQPVDKAISKDDPNYGRPQQGTFTEARGQRAQIHVHKEMLELCEIIYMNGEEQEDGTTGILFGDLFRIYTRISDKVVGLLLRARKYRLLYFEPEMLFQGQNDEEPILLLKPMNQIYQHFNENNGFVLNS